The genome window GCGCATCGGGCTTCCTGCTGGCCACCTTGCTATGGAGGATCTTGGAGAGCAGGAGCTCGGTGGCCGGCTGCTGCAGCTTCTTCTTTCCACCCCGGGAGTTCGCTGCCGCcaccttgttcttcttgttggtgaGCCGCTTGAGCATGGTGGCGGCATCGGTGCTGATGGCGATCCAGCACAGTCGCGTAGGCGACAACGGCCTGCACGATACAGGCGATGGCAGTGTGGCATGGGGTTGAGGATGGGGACTGGGGAGTGGGGAGTAGGGACggggagaggaagatgagacCGATGTCCGATGCGATCGCACATAGCTTGTTTGGCTAGCGAGGGCACAAGCTCGTTTGGCTCACGAGCTAGCTCGGCATGACTCGATTCAGAAATGAGCCAGCAAGGTggctcgagctcggctcgttTGGACAACGAGCCAAGCCTTCACGAGCTCGAGCTTTTTGTCCAGCCCTAGTGGCAGCCAGCAAACCCTATATGGGCTAGGTTGGAGGAGATTATGCATCTGCCATCTCCACCAGAGTCTTATACCCTATATGGGCTGGGCTGTTGTACTGTCACAAATGGATCGCTGTCATTTGTCACAAATGGAATTTGGGTCCATGGAGGCCCACTAGCCCAGTACTTGTTCGCTTCGCCTTCTATTTTGTGCGGCCATGCCGGCGAAGCACGCACCAAAGCCTCAGCGTTCTGCTTCCTTGACTCGATGCCCGGGACGGGACTCAACTCTCAAGGCAGAAGCATGGTCGAAATAGTGTTCCAACCTCGACAAAATCCTACATAAGTTATGACTCCATTCTTTGGAAGTCCTTGCTCGCTCTCTTTTTTTGAAGGGTGAGGGATTAAATTAATTTTGTTAAAGTATATTTGATAGTTAGGATTTGTAATCTCGTACTATCATATGCATCGGAGAGGTTTTTACCTTTTAAGTCTCCGTACTCTATTTATACCATTCAAAAGATTCAATACAATTCATCCCACACAATCTAttcttcttacaaatttaaagcaTAGTATATCCCAAAACCTAGAAATACAAAAAGAATCCTGGAGAACAAGAGAAATACAAGTAAAACACATCCAAGTCTTTCATGCATCTTCTTCAGCTCCAATGATCTCCACCGCTCTGCATGAGCCAAGACCGTGAAGCGAGCTCCTCACGCTGGGACCGTCAACCAACTCCAAGCATTAGAAACGCCACAACATCTAGCACTCTAGATCCACTTTCGAAGCACATCTAAGCCGCTAAAAGAGAATCAGCCGTTGCGTTGCCGACTCGAGCACAGAGAGACCTGATCCTCCGCGACCACCCGCAAAGAAGCCTATAGCCCAAAGCTGCAACCCACCAAAGAGATGACAACGAGATACAAACCCTCCGCAGATAAGGCTAGCACCACCACCAATGACACCAGTGCTCTAGCAAaagaaacacttaacacacatcACATAACCATAAACATACCTCGCACAGCTCCTATCGGAGATAATGCCATAGATGCTAGCATCATCAGAGGCAGCTCGAAGGAACAAAAGACCAACAACGCCAGGGGAACCGATAGAGAGGAAAGAGCCCCCTGCAAAGAAGCCACCATGGGAGACTAAAAAACAATCCTAGAACCACACACATGGGCCACTGAAGCACCATCGTCGAAGAGAACAGCACCTGGAAGTCCCACACTAgagaagaacaaaataaaacaaaacatcCATGACAGATATAACACCATGGACTAACCTAATAGCTAAACCTATCTAGATCTAACAATTTAAGCCTAGAAATAAAACCGGCCACAGGATCCTGTTTCCCCCCTCTGGTGACAGAGAGCCACCGGAGAGGAGGGGAAAGCGCAAGAATCGGCGCCGGAGAAGGAATGGCTTGGGAGGCACCTTTTCCACATGATGTTGACTGTAGCTGAGGAAAGGGGAAATCGGTCTCACCCTTGGCTCGTTCTTCAGTGGCCGCAAATATGTTTCTAGAAGATTTCAAGAAGTCATTTGAATACTCTTTTTACTAACTGCACCTAAATTTCACATAAAAAGTACTTAGTTTTTTAGACAACTAAAAAGTACTCTGAATTTAGAGTCCGTCTCTTTCTGAGTACATGCTGCTCCGTTCGTAATTGCTGAACAGTCATGCTAGTTGCATCAGCCTGACATTCAGGCGCAAGCAAACCTCAACTCCTGAAGCAACTGACGCGCGTGGCTGAATTAAGGCGCAAGCGAACTTAATATCACAATCCATCACAAAAGTCTGAATCGATTTAGGTCCATTTATTTAGGATCATGCAACCGAGGTAAAGGTTTCAAGAACAGGCGAAAGGAAATGTACAATAATGTCAGTTGGGAACATGGAAATTCAGTTGAAGGCGTTTCCACGTGATGACACAACCCTCAAACATATCTAATCTAATCCTGCAGTTACATGGCAAATTTCGCTTGTGCTTCTCAGCTCATCACATGCAAGTCAAACGATGCCATCTTCTGTACATGCATTTGATGGACTAGGTGATCACAAGCATTCATTGAGACAGAGAAAACTAAGACGATTAGATGCATGGCGAATCAAAGAAGCCTACTCGATCGGCTAATGGATCAGAACAGCCAATGGGGCACCTTCTTGGGCGCCACGCGCTCTTCGATGGTCCTCAGGCTCGGCTTCCACCCCCTGCTCGACAGCTCCCGGCTCAGGAACTCCGGCCGGTGCTCCTCGAACCCGTCCAGCCTAGCCGCCTCGTCTTCCATCTGCTCCTCCACCGCGGCCGCGTCGCGCTGCGCTGGGCCGTCGGTCTCCGCCCCACGTTCCTTCCTGGACGACAGCTTCCGCCTCAGCCCGCCGGGCATTGACCGGGACCGCGCTAGCGACCGAGACGCCATCAGGATGCGCCGCGCCTCCTCGGCCGACACCTTCCCCCGCGTGGCCGGCAGCAGGACGTACACCCCACCGGCGCCCAGCACGTGGTCGGCCGGCAGCGGCGCGACCTTGGCCCCTCCGGCGCCCTGCTGCTGctgaccaccgtgctccttgagGACGCGCGCGTCGACGACGAAGTGGCGCGGGTGGTCCATCATGAGCTCCGCCACGGACACGGGCTCGCTGAGCGCCCGCACGCTCCCGTCCGCCATCACCACCTTCCCGCCGCCGCTCGCGCCCATGGCCGCACCCCCCGAGACCAGGTTGCCCATCAGGCACAGCAATGGGTtaagcacgcacgcacgcacgcagcTGAGCTGAGCTATAGCCAGGTGCCAATGGCGCGCCGGGGGCAGGGGGTGGTCGGGTCGGAGGGTATTAAAAACCGTGGACGACTCGACGGGAGCAAAGAATTTCTGGCAATTTCCCCGAACGCAGCACAGAAAACTACGGGTAAAATTAGGAAAAGTCTGGAGGGGTTTAGTTGGTGTGGAACGGATGTGGTCGGGCGAGACATGGCGGGTTCGGTTTGAACCGAACTGCTCCAGTGGTGAGGTCGTTGCCGCGTTGGCTCGTCCCCCACACGATGCACACCACCGTCACGGCCCTGTAGCTCTCTCCGTGCACTGGCGCTGCCGTTCTCTTCTGAACGCACTCAACTCGCAGAGAGATCTTTCGCTGGGTTAGACCTACAACCTAAATTTCGTTGGAAGATTCATGGACGTAGGACATAGCAGGGAGTGCACACGCGAGGCTGATTTCCAAGCGTAACGGGCGGGGCGATAGACAAACAGCATAGAGTCGGGCAGAAAGAATTGgaaaaggtgaaaaaaaaattacaggaGAAATATATAGCTGCTGGTTTAGACAGCTGATTAAAGAATGTGTGTTTGATTTGGTTAACTGGTAGTGAGTTCGGTCGAAATGGATGCAGGCGTACTTTTTGTCTCAGCGACGAAGGTGACGTGCGACCGCTTTGTCGTTGGGGCTCCACCCTTCTCTTGTTTTTTCATTCAGCTATGAGCTAGCTACTCCTCGGTTCCTTACGAAATTGCTTGGAGCAGAATCAAAGTCTCCGTTGTTGTTTGTTTTTATAAGGGGGTATTAGTTGACGACTAGAATAGTTTGGTGTCTGTCCGCGTTTTGCAGCGGGCGTGATCTTTGTGTGCGTGCTCTCATGATTTGTGATTTGACAATAAAAATGAGCAGGGCACAGCTAGGGCGAGCTAAGATGATCTGATAAGCTGCCTCAATGTTTTTGTGGTCTGGTTAAATGAATCTGTGGCATGTCCGACGTGTTTATGAGATACGAAAATGTTACTCACCCCAATGCCGACCAACCAGCAGGATATTTTTTGAAACCAACGGCACCGtattgatatagcttgaaaaaaatataagagtaTAATCTTCAGAGGCTAtaatcagaaaaagaaaaaataacaaatacaacaaccaaacaaacaaGCAATTGAAGCAACTATCTACTCGATCGGTTGGATATAGGACCACAACACGCGGCGACAACTGAAACGAACCACCACAACATCACTCGTCATATTGCCGGGCACGGTCGCCCTGCACCGAAATCGGTTGCCTCTATGTGTGACCGACCGCCGCCACACCACCGCACTCCACCAGCTCGGGACGATTGCCCCGCGTATGGCACATCGAGACAGACACCGTCATGCGTGACCGCTTGCTGCCGCGTCGTCATGTGCCCACAGAGCTTGTCCTCTCCTCGCCACACCTGCTACACCCCCATGTCACCCCTTTAGCCTTCAATAGGCACATCCGTCATGTCACCCCGACTCGTGCACACAGCCGTCGATTGACGCGACTGAGCGATGTCGGAAGGTCGTCATGAAGCAGACCGCACCGCACCAAGAAGGTCGTCGCTATGTGGGACCTGTCGTCACAGTGCCACTGCAGGATCGCACAGACCCACCGGTCAAAGCACTCAACCAGATCTAGTCACCATCGAGGTCGCCGCAAACTATCTTCGCCTTGATCACTGCGTGCGGGCGCCATCCCACACCCGTCGCAGGACACCACACCTCGGATATGGTTTGCCTTGCCACCGGGGATGCGCGGCACTGCCTTGCAACCCATGCACATCCTCCTCCCACCACGCTGTTGTAGTGAACATGACTCTTTTAagacatgtatatgattttgatgattaatgatagtatagtcaatgagaccaatatgtttgtcaagtatatactttagtagatcttatggatacaatacaCGAAGAAGCTACTGAAgtagaactcaagaaagtttgaattggacgagttcagagaagattgcactcaccggatagtcccgTGCTCACAAAAGATTACACACCAGAGAGTTTTGTCACAGAAGAGGTCTCTTCGGAAGAAcataccagatggtctggtgctcaatAAAATATACATGCCAGAGCATTTTTCAGGAGATGTATTTCGGTGCAAAAGAGTTTTGAACGGTAGATGGCCCGGTGATGTAGAGTTGActacactagagcattttccaggattgaaagtgtatctaggccCCATATATGgtttttgatgattgacgacAAACTATTAAGGGAATAATATgttcaatgagtatttgaataggtaaaaaATCCGATGATGAAAGCTAAACGAAGTTGTCGATCCctaaaataaagaaagaagatGATGCATGGTTATTCCTATAGTTATAGCATTTTACTTCAATTTGAGTATAGGAATggcgtactattaagagggatgcaacattgAAAGCTTTGCCATGATTTTAGTGCTCGAAGTCAATCCTTAGAATGAGAGATACAATTCACAACACTTGTTTTTAAAACGTTCGGTTGacatcagaagttccgatagGTCATATCGGAAGTTTCGATATATGTCGGAGTGTCCGGCATGTTAAAATTTTGAGCGCTCGAGAAGTTCTCTGTTGAATCAAAAGTTCTGATATTttggatcggaagttccgatgttgaTCGGAGTGTCCTGCGTGTTAAAATTTTGAGCGCTCAGGAAGTTCCATGTtgaatcagaagttccgatgtatTTAGttagaagttccgatgtgtgtaTATTTCTAGTTTCAGTTTGGGTAGAATAAGGCGTAGCTGTTACTTCGAatagatcggaagttccgatcttaAGGTCGGAAGTTCTAATGTGGGCTGAAAAGGTATATAAAGGCTAGTTTTTGGAGGATATCCTATAAATATCCCTTTGCCATACCCTCTCTGAGTTGCTGTTGCCTTGACAAAAAAAACACCTATCTAGAGCCCTAAAgttcacctctcctctcccttgccTTGTTCTACATCTTGAGAAGGGGATTTGAGTGAGAGATCTAGTGAAAGTGATTTCAAAttcatctttgagcactaggtttcatctccaagctttgcttcgtgtgcatttgttactcttggataTTGAGGTATCCTAGACAGCTAGGAGTCATTCACGAGCCACTGATTCACTTGTTGTGCACTGTAAGGAGTTTGTGAAGGCCAGATTCTGCCTCTGAAAGGGAACGAATACCAAGTGGAGTTAAGGAGTGCTTTGTGCAACATCACgagaaaaagggttgaaagacACATGGCTCAAGTGCGATcaagcccctcaacggagaagTAGGATCACCTCaaggatccgaacttcgggaacaaattcgTTGTGTCTCCATCTTTGGTTATTTCTTATCTCTTATGCAAATTTGAGTAATTCATTTACTATCTTGAGTTAGACTTTGTGCTTGCTGATTTTACTTTAAATTGAATAGCATCATACCATATTGCATCAAGCATTTCATAGTTTAGCTTTTGTTGCTTGAAGAGCTAGCTAAGTTCATTTTTCAGGCATATCGGAAGTTGCAATCGTATATATCGAAACTTCCGGTTTAAgtcggaacatctgatgtttATATCGGAATATTCAATATCTATTTTTATGTGCTGTTCTATTATAATATTTGAAAaagtgcctattcaccccccctctctATGTCGTATCTCGATCCTTCAACTACTCAACCATCAACCCAACATGGTTATCAATGTGACAGTAATTAAAGCTTATAGCTCGCGAACGGGAGTTGAACCACCAGTCAACTTATACCAAAGAATCTATGCATGGCTAAGTATTTTGGTTAACTTTTCACTAGACCATCATCAAATTAAACCCCGGTTACAAGAAGATG of Phragmites australis chromosome 3, lpPhrAust1.1, whole genome shotgun sequence contains these proteins:
- the LOC133911004 gene encoding uncharacterized protein LOC133911004; translated protein: MGNLVSGGAAMGASGGGKVVMADGSVRALSEPVSVAELMMDHPRHFVVDARVLKEHGGQQQQGAGGAKVAPLPADHVLGAGGVYVLLPATRGKVSAEEARRILMASRSLARSRSMPGGLRRKLSSRKERGAETDGPAQRDAAAVEEQMEDEAARLDGFEEHRPEFLSRELSSRGWKPSLRTIEERVAPKKVPHWLF